The Rhodothermaceae bacterium genomic interval TGCTTCTGACTCTGCTGAAAACACTCTCATACTCCAGCCATCTGAATTCGTAGGAACTTCACCTAAAGTGATATCCCCTCCCGCATCTACGGCAGCCCCTGAAAACCCATCTAGAAAAAGAACTCCTCCCCTGATCAACTACATACGCCCTTCGCAATCCACCAAAGTCAAGCCGTATGTTGCCCTAGTGTAATGGATACGCTAAGGCCCCTATAAAATTCTCGGAACATATTAGTTGGATCCACGATCACCGGATACTCATTAAATGACCGACGTGCGAGGAAGATGTATTGCCATCAAGAGAGACTGCTGTCATGCGATACAGATAAAGCCCTGAGGGCAACGTCAGACAATTCAACTCTATCTCCTGAGTCATCCCCGGTGTCATGTTCACCGCTGGCTTTGCGTACACGTGCCTTCCCGTGATGTCCATAACCTCCACCTGAACCTGCGCCAACCATGGAACGTCAACGACCAAACGCGTTTTGTGGAGAAACGGATTGGGATAATTGCCGTGTACGATGAATTCCTGAGGGAGATGGGCCACTTCTCCTGTATTGACAGATGAAACCACTTCTATACTGAACATCAGACTGTCCTTAGCACCATTTGCATCTACCGCCCTGTAGGTAAACGGTACCGGCGGAGTTATCTCTATTGGGGTTCCGCTGATAGTTCGGGTGGGGAGGTCAAACCTGAGCCCAGACGGAAGAGAGAAGAGATTCAATGTATA includes:
- a CDS encoding T9SS type A sorting domain-containing protein is translated as SALSLAGSVGSQVYPIGLPVADLVLPTATGGIQPYDYELSPILPSGLEFDAETRTISGTPWESTARETFTWKVEDAIGTEDTLEFSIEVYRIFFAASIANQSYTRGQSITSLVLPEVIGGAHPIQYTLNLFSLPSGLRFDLPTRTISGTPIEITPPVPFTYRAVDANGAKDSLMFSIEVVSSVNTGEVAHLPQEFIVHGNYPNPFLHKTRLVVDVPWLAQVQVEVMDITGRHVYAKPAVNMTPGMTQEIELNCLTLPSGLYLYRMTAVSLDGNTSSSHVGHLMSIR